From Candidatus Sphingomonas colombiensis, one genomic window encodes:
- a CDS encoding uracil-DNA glycosylase family protein yields MGADQIFDWAKATASTLEWWETAGADVLVSDEAFDWLAAPEPEASARPADARVPERRGQSATPAAAPPRALVLPPTLEGFLAWRAGADAPEAEWGGTLIPASGAMTADLMILIDCPDRDDREGLLSGETARLFDRMLAAIGRSRADVHLAAVAAARPIAGRLPREQQDTLFEIARHHVALVAPKRLLTLGNAASRALLSVDVAEARGRLHPVDHKGGRKTEVVASYHPRLLRERPAAKAEAWRDLQLLIGGMQA; encoded by the coding sequence ATGGGGGCAGATCAGATTTTCGATTGGGCAAAGGCTACCGCGAGCACGCTCGAATGGTGGGAAACCGCGGGTGCGGACGTGCTTGTCAGCGATGAAGCGTTCGACTGGCTCGCCGCGCCGGAACCGGAAGCGTCCGCGCGCCCGGCCGACGCGCGCGTGCCAGAGCGCCGCGGGCAGTCGGCGACCCCGGCCGCCGCGCCGCCACGGGCCCTCGTGCTACCGCCGACGCTGGAAGGATTTCTCGCCTGGCGCGCGGGCGCCGATGCGCCGGAAGCCGAGTGGGGCGGCACGCTCATCCCCGCCTCAGGCGCCATGACCGCGGATCTGATGATCCTGATCGACTGCCCCGATCGCGACGACCGGGAGGGGCTGCTGTCCGGCGAGACGGCGCGACTATTCGATCGGATGCTCGCCGCGATCGGGCGCAGCCGCGCGGACGTGCATCTCGCCGCCGTCGCCGCCGCGCGTCCGATCGCCGGCCGTTTGCCCCGCGAACAACAGGACACATTGTTCGAAATTGCCCGCCATCATGTTGCGCTGGTCGCCCCGAAACGGCTCCTAACTCTAGGAAATGCGGCGAGTCGTGCGTTGCTTTCGGTGGACGTCGCCGAAGCCCGTGGGCGTTTGCACCCTGTTGATCATAAGGGTGGCAGGAAGACCGAGGTTGTGGCGAGCTATCACCCGCGTCTGTTGCGCGAGCGTCCTGCCGCCAAGGCCGAGGCCTGGAGGGATTTACAATTGCTGATTGGGGGAATGCAGGCGTGA